The Dreissena polymorpha isolate Duluth1 chromosome 10, UMN_Dpol_1.0, whole genome shotgun sequence genome includes a region encoding these proteins:
- the LOC127848244 gene encoding uncharacterized protein LOC127848244 isoform X2, with the protein MVGAGLVRWGIVLLGLVPQCTGVPPPVPRRNNSSVDHKYVIEGLHNSSDHAGTLHRLLRVSLKSRYVNQHQISQRDTGGYRIRVDATFAVSDHALDLAAKTIQKMVMYMPVAIFQRLASTATVGVFTQAETMSVYPEFYSTANPPECCAQDNIDNAYSNAQSKNLWADQYAMNNAGEYFAVATSVYFNAEHLQEPNAFQGPHMAICGSEVCTADNAGKHNLYNRDITLYGIIYEVFSSGGNQYTNIGPCTQ; encoded by the exons ATGGTCGGTGCAGGTCTGGTTCGATGGGGAATAGTTCTTCTTGGACTTGTCCCAC AATGCACTGGTGTCCCACCGCCTGTTCCTCGTCGGAACAATAGCTCGGTTGATCACAAATACGTGATTGAAGGCTTGCACAACAG TTCGGATCATGCGGGCACCTTGCATCGTCTGCTGCGCGTTTCCCTGAAGTCTCGCTACGTGAATCAACATCAAATCTCGCAGCGCGATACGGGAGGATACAGGATTCGCGTTGATGCAACCTTTGCCGTCAGCGACCATGCCCTTGACCTT GCTGCAAAGACTATACAGAAAATGGTCATGTACATGCCAGTGGCAATCTTTCAACGCCTGGCCTCCACTGCGACAGTGGGTGTATTCACCCAGGCAGAAACGATGTCGGTGTACCCCGAATTTTACAGTACGGCAAACCCCCCGGAGTGTTGTGCACAGGACAAT ATCGACAACGCCTACAGCAATGCTCAGTCGAAAAACCTCTGGGCAGACCAATATGCTATGAACAATGCCGGGGAATATTTCGCTGTTGCGACATCGGTGTATTTCAATGCCGAGCATTTACAAGAGCCTAACGCATTCCAAGGACCTCACATGGCGAT ATGCGGCAGCGAAGTGTGTACCGCGGATAACGCTGGGAAACACAACCTCTACAACAGGGACATCACCCTGTACGGTATCATCTACGAGGTGTTCTCAAGCGGGGGGAACCAATACACCAACATCGGACCTTGCACGCAATAG
- the LOC127848244 gene encoding uncharacterized protein LOC127848244 isoform X1: MVGAGLVRWGIVLLGLVPQCTGVPPPVPRRNNSSVDHKYVIEGLHNSSDHAGTLHRLLRVSLKSRYVNQHQISQRDTGGYRIRVDATFAVSDHALDLAAKTIQKMVMYMPVAIFQRLASTATVGVFTQAETMSVYPEFYSTANPPECCAQDNVCCSGTCHDSCTFDGRKWFHTAGAGGRRAVIVDDNVLCNANDVYGSQSNILVHEFTHTVHTYALDSAMKTRIDNAYSNAQSKNLWADQYAMNNAGEYFAVATSVYFNAEHLQEPNAFQGPHMAICGSEVCTADNAGKHNLYNRDITLYGIIYEVFSSGGNQYTNIGPCTQ, translated from the exons ATGGTCGGTGCAGGTCTGGTTCGATGGGGAATAGTTCTTCTTGGACTTGTCCCAC AATGCACTGGTGTCCCACCGCCTGTTCCTCGTCGGAACAATAGCTCGGTTGATCACAAATACGTGATTGAAGGCTTGCACAACAG TTCGGATCATGCGGGCACCTTGCATCGTCTGCTGCGCGTTTCCCTGAAGTCTCGCTACGTGAATCAACATCAAATCTCGCAGCGCGATACGGGAGGATACAGGATTCGCGTTGATGCAACCTTTGCCGTCAGCGACCATGCCCTTGACCTT GCTGCAAAGACTATACAGAAAATGGTCATGTACATGCCAGTGGCAATCTTTCAACGCCTGGCCTCCACTGCGACAGTGGGTGTATTCACCCAGGCAGAAACGATGTCGGTGTACCCCGAATTTTACAGTACGGCAAACCCCCCGGAGTGTTGTGCACAGGACAATGTGT GTTGCAGCGGAACTTGTCACGATTCGTGTACGTTTGATGGCCGGAAATGGTTCCATACTGCGGGCGCGGGTGGCAGGCGGGCGGTCATCGTTGACGACAACGTTCTGTGCAACGCCAACGACGTATATGGGAGCCAGTCCAACATTCTGGTACACGAGTTTACGCACACCGTGCACACGTATGCCCTGGACAGCGCTATGAAAACTAGA ATCGACAACGCCTACAGCAATGCTCAGTCGAAAAACCTCTGGGCAGACCAATATGCTATGAACAATGCCGGGGAATATTTCGCTGTTGCGACATCGGTGTATTTCAATGCCGAGCATTTACAAGAGCCTAACGCATTCCAAGGACCTCACATGGCGAT ATGCGGCAGCGAAGTGTGTACCGCGGATAACGCTGGGAAACACAACCTCTACAACAGGGACATCACCCTGTACGGTATCATCTACGAGGTGTTCTCAAGCGGGGGGAACCAATACACCAACATCGGACCTTGCACGCAATAG